Below is a window of Xiphophorus couchianus chromosome 1, X_couchianus-1.0, whole genome shotgun sequence DNA.
ATTTCTAAGCTGCCTTTAGTGTGTATTCAAGACTGTTGTTTGGTTGGAAAACCTAAATGCTTCTTAAGTTCAACCATATTGCAGCAAATTTGAGATGGAGTTAcacaagtaaatattttttctccattttccatAATCTTCCAGTTAGTGATAGACATTGTCCTTAGTGTTACATGGGCTGTCCAAGGACATTGTaactaatttgattttattttagaggcCCCATTTTGATCATATGGTTGAAACTAGACATAATTCTAGTGCTCTAATTGTACAGTGAATTATACTTCAAAACAACTTTGGAGAGGAATGAggtatgtaaaaaagaaaaaaaacattaaagcattaaaaccattaaaagtaATTGAAGTTTGTTATTCCAGCTGAAAAATAATGCAACTAAGATACATCATTAAAAGcccaaaattaacattttatataaagttCTGATCAAGACATTATAttgattgcttttatttatgatttcaaaTCTAATTAGACTTACTAGCTTGTTTATTCATTATTGATATCATATGTTTCTTGTCTGCATCAAGAGACTTCCTGACAGCTGAAGACAAAGAGGGAGTGTTTAATGCTGATCACTTTCCTCTATGGTACAAGAGAGCAGCAGAACAAGTTCCTGGCACCTTTATTTATTCTCTGCCTTTCAACTCAGGTTAGCTGTGCATCTGTttcttgtttgatttatttttttttaaattaaactattaaaGGGGATATTGGCCTAGCcagatttaaattagttttggtCACATTATGTGTTTGACAACTCATCACACAACACTAATTTTGGCATTTCTctgtgattttttaattttttttacgtttATCCTGATATCATTATTTTCTCTGGCTTTTATCTGTGTTTGCCTTTCGTCTTTTATTAATTCTGCTCTGTTTGCATTTGGACCAGGCTGATTGCTGATGGCTGAAATAAGATATGCTGAGGAGAGGCTCGCTTCTTTCCATAGAGAATAGCCCAGAATCCACAGTTTTATAAATGGATGCACTAATACGCAAACAACTCACGCATATTCAGTTTAAcagttttgctaaaaaaaatgttatgtccGCCAAAGGAAGAACATGTTCTCAGCCTCAGGCTTTCCATTAGTGCCAGCTATTACAAGTGATCTGAAAACCTCTTATTTACTTGCCTGACTTGCCTTAGATGCATCCTTCCTCCAAGTAATGTGGTAGCTGTAGCAACGACAGTCTGATATATACATGTTAAATTTATGTCTCTCCAATCACTGTCTGGtcaatcagttttctttttttctgttctgataTCTGTTCCTCTTGTGTGTGGTTTAGGTTCAGAAAACAGGAGTGTTGTATTGGCCAGTACTGCCATTCAGCTTCTGGATGAGAGGAAATCCCCCATAGCTGCTGGTAAGTGGAAATTCAAGTGCTTCTTTCTCTCCGTCTCTTTTACACAAACACTCTTCAACACTGACAGAGACTGCGGTATTCTCTTCCTCACACTGCTGTGCTTTATATTCCTGCGCTACAGTTGTCCTCCCCCCTGCTTATTTTCCTCTGAAACACTTGCAGCCCACATGTTCTGGCTTTCTATGTGTTTTCATGTATTCAATTGCATCCGTTGTAGTGCACTGCACAGTAGCGCACAAAATATGTACCAACATtcataaaatatctaaatattttgtatgtaaaatatgtttatcttGTGTTTGTGTCAATCTTGTATGGCAGCCACAATAAAAGTTGGCTCAGAATGTCAACTCAGTAACTATGATTAGAGTTAGAGGTTCATCTAGGTTTACATTGATTCATCTCTGTTCTGAGTATCATATCATTTTTGGGcctttaatgatttattttaattttctgtagtCTACAAAAGGTTGAGATATGTCTCAAATGCCATGCATACAcccaaaattatatttaaatgaatgtCCATTCGTCAGGGTTGTGCATTCTTTGTCccaatttacatttatttcatgtaaGACAAAGCAAATAAATTGTAGTATTCAGCTGAATCTACCTAAATAATTaccttaattaaaaaaacagcctCTCTGAAATACGCTTTGTGCACCAGTTGTAGTTCACatttataaaatctaatttataagTAATAAATACTGAGGCTTAGAGCAAAAAAATCAGACTAGAGTCACTTAGTAACTCACAAGACAACAAAAGGAATTTCTAAAGATACGCTATCTATATCAATAACAAAATAGCAtaacgttgtttttttttaaagacttataGCTTTATTTCTCGTTAATATTCCTAAGCTCTTCTAAGACACAGAGATTGCCATAAAAAACATTCCAAGAGGTATTGTAAACCCTGTTTTCATTGTACTATAGGCCGAGTGTTTAGGCCGAGTATTTTCAGAGAAGGTGATGAGATCTGTAAATATCTTGAAAGTAGCAAAGTAGttgtaaagagagaaaaaaaaatgttgctcgCCACATCTGAAATTCTGTATCCAAGAGAAATCTAAACGTGAGGCAGGTAAATCTGGATTGCAGGTGAGCCTCCACATTCACAGCATGTAGCTGTGAACACAAAATAATTGTGATTATTTCAAAAAAATTTAGATGAcatctaaattattttctttcacaattgCATGTGGAGgttaaaatcctttaaaaaaattcaagttgGACAATCTGAAGCTTATAATTGCttacaaattttaatttgttatacTTTCTATTGCTCGAGCCATAGGGAAGGTATCAGAATTGGAATACAGGATTAATTTTGGCTTATATTCATAATGCATCTTCAAATGATATCTGTTTGTATACTGTTAACATCTGAGGTCAAGTAGAACTGCAGAAATGTATCCTAAGTGGAAAGACATGAAGATGGAACAAAAGAGGAGGATGATCTTTATGAAATTCAAAGATAAAGTAAGAGAAGAAGTAAAAgggcagagaaagagaaaattatttctcGGTGCCTGGATATGTTGACTTGAAAGCAGTGCATTGTGGGTAGTCTTTGCCTGGGGGAAACCACTGGTGCAGAAGGACAACGATGGGAGAGTCTGTGTAGTGCCACTACATACACACCCAGTATGTGTTTGTGCATGACTATGCATTAGAGTTTGAGCAGAGTGATGCACAAGCAGCCCACGGTTTGCACCAGCCCACTGAATAATTTGACCCTGCTCATTTCATCGCTGTTCATTCAGCATAATAGCATTTACTCAAATCCTtctgagcaacaaaacaaatgactaATCAGTTAGAAGAATTTAGGAGAAACCTATTGTTGCAGTGGGTGCTGATGTGCAGTAATGATGATCACGCTTGTCCTATCTGTGTATGTCTATAAGGATGATTTATATAAGAGTATCAGATAGGGGGCGAGATGTAGGCTAGAATGCAAATTTAGCGTAAGCCGGTTAGGGCCAGTTTTCACTGCCCTGCGCTCCACTGAGCTGCAGACTTGTGAATACGCCAACACGCTAACTTAACAGGACAGGCCAGTGACGTCACATGCCACTGGCCCTGCAGACATCACTAGAGTAACAATGTTGCCGTGCGTGTACGTACATACTCGTTTACGCCAGCAtgtcagtttgtgtgtgtgtcagtgtttgTGGTCACATCCTAGGCCACGTGCAGCGAAGCTGCTAGCGTGAAATACACAGAACCGTACGACTCAGGTCAGGCATGAACACCGATTGCATCTGTGTACCTCAATGTGCTGTTCTATTACACCGAGTAAACACGCAGCgaattaaaatgctgttaattaCATGAATTTTCTCTCTGAACAAGTTAGTATGCACAAAACATACTAAATACattgaaagtaaagaaaatctaagttatattattttctaacatgtttcttttgttcGATTAATGACCTATGATAATGtcctaatttaataaatatgaatgtaTGCTATAGATTTGTCTGTTACAGCTAAACTGAAAAGGATGTTGTGTTATAtttgggaaaattaaaaaaataatttagaatatttttacaacacaCAAAGCAGGCATTTCAACAAAAGTAGCATGGGCCTACCTGTGTCAAGGCACACCAATGTTGTaagcaattatattttaaaaacttaaagaaattATACTATGCCATTCTTATAGTTTGAAATTCCTTGTATGCGCAGTgtacataattaaaaaattttctGGCTGTGAAGAACATGGGAACTAAtgggatgttttcttttttaacaagcAAAATGCCTGAGTGAATAGCCAGACTAATCAACCAGCTAATATCAGGTAGTTTTATTTCCAAGTGCAAAATAATGAAACTTTATCATGTTTTATACAATAAACATACCTACTTTAAAATGACTTGGTGTTTATTCTTAATTTTACTTGTGTATTTATCAACatgaaaatgtcaataaatcaAAGTTGTAAATAATGTTAATACAACCATAATAATAGCCAATTACAAATTGCAACAGATCATATAAAAAACTTTCAATATAAATTTTCATTTACATACTGTGAACTCAAGGTTTCCATGACAACATCATACCAGACTATAATGAATACTAGCTGGAAGTTTCTTGgatttctttgcacaaaatcttGGTCTATTATAGTTCCTTTTCACTCTTACGGACACAGACCTTTTGAAATTGATAGCCAGTGTTTATAAAGTAATCAGGAACGATGTTTTCCTTTATTATATATAGTACatactgaaggaaatgtttAACATTGTGTAACTAGTAATATGTTACAAACAAGACTGATTGGAAGGGCTGTAGTTGCATGTATAAACATCATTTGTGcagcagtcttttttttttatttttatctatgaacccataaaatacatacaaaaaggCTGAGTTCAAgttcttttcattttagtttgtttcattattgcTTCAATGAATTCCCCAATTTGACAGGAAAAAatcctttcaaaaatatatttccttcACACAACCTTTGTAGCATTGCTAGGCACAGACACTTAAAATGTTCTGTAATCTGATACATCTTTCTGTAAACACATGTACtaagacacacacactctctcaaGCACAAGTTAAGTCACaggctcattttttttaaatgcacatcACTGATACAAATAGATGAGGACATGACTGACAACAGCTGCCTAATATGGTCACTATGagtcaaaaacaaactcaaaataatgagcaataacaaaaaacagataaaatctaTAATTCATTCTATAAGTACTAAAGTGTTACAATACAAATACCTACAAGTACACacttataaatatatatttgatttctTCTGTCATTGatatgcttatttttttttagataaaacaaaatttatattGAATTCAGTTTCTGAAATCTGCTAAAAGTGGAAGATACTCTTCTTATCAGTGCATAGTCAAATACCTGTGAAATGTAGCTACCCAAGTCTCAAATATTAGGtacatttatgcaaaaataaaaaattctcacTCTTTACACACATGTACAAACCCAAACATGGCATCCAGAGATAATTAGGTTAAAGGGAAGAGGCTTAGAGTCCCGGGAAAACTTTACCACCTCTTAGGCAATAGCATTTTCCAGTGGTTCCTTTTCATCTGCAGTAGCATGATCAGCCCCCTGTGCTGCAGCCAGCTCCTCATTCTTCTTTAACTCACGCTGATATTTGGCCATGATTGCCGCATAGGCACATCCATACACTGCTGCAGCCAGCATCATCAGACACACAATCCCACACACTACACCTGTGATGATCACTGTGGCAATGGCATGGCGCAGGTTGACAGGGCGATGCTTCTGCTTAGTTTCACACTCTGCCATGCCTCCTGCCCCTCCTCCTCCCGCTCCACCTCCAACACCAAAACCCTCACCTATTGCCATGGGGACATGGAGAGAGTGGCTGGAGGGATGGGCATGGTTGCCATGGACATGGCCTCTCAGTAGCTTCTCAGACTCTAGATGGTGTATGTTGGCAAACAGGTAATGGTAGCTTGTGGTCATACAGGCATGAAACATCTGATAAGGAATTTTTTGCAAGTCTTTGTCCTTCATTTCTTCTGGTTGAGTGCAGAGAACTTCATCTACAACTCCACCTTGAGAGTAAGGAGAAATCGGTGAAGAAAATCAAGATAAAAGTGTGAAAGAATATGCTAAGTTTTCATTTCTACTCAGGAAATATTACACAGTTTCCCTATAATGATGATTGTAGAATTTATGTTAAAGACCAGCTTCTTCTGTGTTAAGAAGCATCTTTAAGAAGCATGTTAAATATGTGAAATCTAAAGAGTTCTCTCTTCTGGATCACAAGATCCACAGAAATTGGTTCTTCCATGAAAGGAATCAAATCAAGAGTTCATCAGTTAGCCTCTAGTTTCTTCTTTCAAATCCAGTATCCTTTGGCACACACTTCCAATTCTATCAACTTAATTATCCACTAGCTTTGTGTCTGCATGCTTACTTAAATCTGGGTCCATTGTGTTGTTTGCACTAATTAGAATTTTCATCTGgcaagaaaacatttatgtCAGAGTATCATGGGCATGTAGGCGGACTATCTAACTCCATGAATGCCTTGGCTTCACTGCAGAGTGGTAATTTTGTTATCCAATGCCTGCTGCTTTTGATCTAGCATGGGAAATTATATATGGGTTGCTGATATGCACTTTATCTGACTTAACAAACCAGAGAATTTACTGGATATTctctttcatgcatgaaagaCCTAAACAAGGAACATTCAGctgtaaatattatattttcttaAAGTATCATTACATAATATTTGCTAGTAAATGTATTATTAGCATGCTATAcataacaaaaaagaataaagggtaaaaaacaaatctctagTTTGTGCTTTTCATTGCACCCCACTGATAAAAGTAAGATTCAAAGCAGAAGAGAATTATCTACAATAAAAGGACATAACTTgttataaataattataaatattttgtatattttcagaTAAGTGAACTtgtatttctccatgtttgcgCATTGTTTCTACCCAACCGTTGCTGGAATATCTTTGTGTAAAAAGATGGACCAGAAtaaaacatactcctgagtgtGTAGAGTTCAAACCACCTGGGGAAATGCCCTCAGTCACTAAAGTcattatttgtggatttttgcTATAGCCATTCAATATGAAGATTAGTAACAAAATGAGGTGGCAGGGAGGATTAAAGTGTCATATTAAAAATTTGACTTGATTTCACAGCAATTCCATTATGAGAAACTTATGATATAAGAACATTGAACCTGTGGCAGATATCTCCCAGAAGAATAAAGTTCCTAATGGTCTAACCTTTAAAGAGGTAGGTCTCCAGCCAGAGTTTGAGGCCAATAAGCTGGCAGTCACACCTCCAGGGGTTGTTTCGTAGCGTTATGCTGTTCAGGTGGGTCATAGTGTCCAACAACGAACGATCCAATCTTGTTAGTCTGTTGTTTGCTAAGCCCAGGTAGCTGAGGTTTTTCAGACTGTCCCCCATCACTCCCGGCAAACCCCACAGACTAATAAAAGAGACAGAGTAAGAGAATCAGATTAAAGGAAGCTTCTGTGGTAATCTCTGATGAACTGAAATGCATGTTGAACTCAAAAGTTGACTCTTGTTCTCATCTTTCACTGTTACCTCAAATTGTGTAAGTGTTAAAAAAATCCcttaatataaatgtttctaCTATAGCTAATTAAACAACAGCTTAGATCTATACTGagctttttatttcctcaaTGCTCTTATCACAATTTtgatattgtttatttttatactttttccTCTATTGAAAAGACTGTAATGCACATCTCTTGCCACATTTAGCTTTGCAAGCTCTCTGGCTGACTGTCGTGTATCTAGAGTCAAATGTGAATGATCCTTTTTATTGCAAAGGCTTGTATTTCAAATCATTtcatgttcaaaaatatttccagagtTTGAAAGACCTTTGTTCCTTTTGACttacatgtttgaaaaaaggctttaaaagattaatttccAGACACTTGAGTCTCTTATTATTCTCAATGATCTTGAAATTcctcttaaagaaatgtgtaattATTTCATGTAGTCCTTTGGTATGAATTGTGTAGGTTTTTagtcattgtgttttttttttatttgtttgtttttttttactaaaaatttacacacacattttattgtgtgtgtgtgtttttttttttttttactaacaccacacaataaaatgtaacctaaataaaatttagGCTAAATTATTGcaattgtttttcctttttattctttagttttCCAATGATGCTCATGATGGTGTGACAGTTTCAAGCATCTATACTTAACCTGTTGTGTGAGAGGTCAAGATGGGAAAGTGAGCGAATAGGTCCAAGCAGCCGTTTGTCAAGTTCTCTGATGCTGTTGTATGCCAGACTGAGGCGCTGCAGAGTCCTCAGACCAAGCAGAGCAGTTGGTGAAATAGATGTTATAGAGTTATTAGACAGATCAAGAATGCGGACAAGAGGTATTTCCCTGAAAGCCATCGATCCTAGTCCCCTGATACGGTTATCTTGAAGATACAGTTCCTGTGTGTCTGGATGTAGTCTCCGAGGGATGTCATAGAGGCCTCGACCCCGACAGTCCACCACTTTAGTGTTGCTGTTGCAGCTGCACTCCTTTGGACAGGCATGTGACAAAGGCAGGGAGGAGAGGAGTGCACACACGAAAATCACTGTGGAGATACAGGAACAAGACATTGCAACACCACATGAGTGCGtactacatttatttaatttgaatttaatttatagTTTCAATTTAATTGCTCCCATAATGGCATGAGTAATTAACTCCAGTTTCCAAGTTTCCTATGACCATGGTcactcttacatttattttattcctattttactttgcttttatccagatgattttgtttttaaattaaacttataACTAATGCGCACCACCAGTTCTTAGCAATAACACTTCCCCTTCCGCCCCCTTATACAGTGACCCCTGGAAACTTCATCAAAGCTTCGTAACCCCTCACCCACACACAAATCTATACGCAGCACATACTGGGTGTCTGATTCCCTTTGAGATAACTTCACATGTCCATTCCTTCTGGAACATAACAGCATTATTTATAGCATTGGCTTGACTAGCTGGAGGCTCAATGAAATGAAGTTCCAACCCAAATCTATGAGTGTAGCTTGCTCATAAGTTGAATCATAGATGTTGCATAGGTAGAAAAACTGCGCCGTGTTTATTATTAAGCAAATTACTAAAtcatttttgataaatgttACGTCCTCCTAATTctaataaaagttttataagtGGGAATTCATggtatttttctcaaatatgtCTTTTTCTGTATAGGCCGGCAGAATTGCCGTTGACTCGTCCCTTCTTATGAAACCACTCTAAAGCTATTCAGAAGTCAATACTTTTTCTACTCACACATTATGAAACAAGTTCTCTTTCTCACCCATTTCATTTGTAATAAAGCAGtcgtgtttctgtttgtgaccCTTTACTGACCCCTCAAAACTGGTGTACTCAGTTGAAATAATCCATGGTCAGGTCTTCTGATTGGTGGcaatgtttgctttgtttgtgtttctttttttcatttgctgcaTGAGTGGAGTGTGTGGGTTATCAGCAAACATGCTTTTAAATTTGCATATAAATTCACTTGCACAAGTAATGTGCATAACATAAACCCCTCCTCAGTGTCAAAAAAAGTGATTTCATTCTGGCACGAATTTTTATTAATCTCTACAACAATTTAGCTGCCTCCAGAAATGATCTACATATCCTCTTGAGGTCGTGACCCCCAGCTTGGGAATGAATGGATTAAATGACACCTATTTACTACACAGTCTGCTCTTGGGACCATAGTAACCACAACTCTTCTTTGAACTTGAAGAAATATGTTACAAAACAACTACCGGTActttttttgacagatttcCTGTCAACACAAGAAATCAACTTCTTGTGTTGACTGGGAATCCTTTAGGTTATTTGGATCATTTGGCCCTCATAGCATgtacataaaaaatttaattacatgagctttttatttgtgcattGGTTGAAAAACAAACTCTCATGGCATGAACCAAAATGGGCATTATAACAGGAGTTattaagttgcacaaaattcgagaccaaacttcagctttaggagagaacaaacacagctttaattaacatttgcaaatagagaaaacatacaaagctcACATCTCAGTGAGAATTGGATGAGTTCTGACTTGGGGCTGAACGTCCCTTCATCTACATAGGATACATCACACATTACTTAGTCACACCCCCTGGCTCAAGTGTCAGGCAAAAATCTATACGTTACTTATCTGTAAGTTTCAGTTGAGCAGGGTTgcatacacattcacagctcaacTTTAAGCGTTTCTCCAAAAAGGCCTCTCTGCTGATGGCTAAACAGATACTAGTAACTGAACTTCTACAAACTAGGCTTATCACCTTAGCCAT
It encodes the following:
- the lrtm1 gene encoding leucine-rich repeat and transmembrane domain-containing protein 1, coding for MRVIFVCALLSSLPLSHACPKECSCNSNTKVVDCRGRGLYDIPRRLHPDTQELYLQDNRIRGLGSMAFREIPLVRILDLSNNSITSISPTALLGLRTLQRLSLAYNSIRELDKRLLGPIRSLSHLDLSHNSLWGLPGVMGDSLKNLSYLGLANNRLTRLDRSLLDTMTHLNSITLRNNPWRCDCQLIGLKLWLETYLFKGGVVDEVLCTQPEEMKDKDLQKIPYQMFHACMTTSYHYLFANIHHLESEKLLRGHVHGNHAHPSSHSLHVPMAIGEGFGVGGGAGGGGAGGMAECETKQKHRPVNLRHAIATVIITGVVCGIVCLMMLAAAVYGCAYAAIMAKYQRELKKNEELAAAQGADHATADEKEPLENAIA